One Gammaproteobacteria bacterium genomic region harbors:
- a CDS encoding GNAT family N-acetyltransferase — protein sequence MTIPTSEQRTETLRDGSRVLTRPIRPEDAAAQAGFIRELSAHSRHLLFLGGVTELRPAELERLCAPDYVHDMAYVAMARDRDGERQVGLCRYASSKPPCDEAEIAVAVADAWQHKGLATLLLRRLIEHARSHGVKRLYSIDSATNYRMRSLARHLGFVEQPDPDDVHQVLYSMRLD from the coding sequence ATGACGATTCCAACCAGCGAGCAGCGGACGGAGACGCTGCGCGACGGCAGCCGCGTGCTGACCCGCCCGATTCGACCCGAGGACGCGGCCGCCCAGGCCGGATTCATCCGCGAGCTTTCGGCCCACAGCAGACACCTGCTGTTCCTCGGAGGCGTCACCGAGCTTCGACCCGCGGAGCTCGAGCGGCTGTGCGCGCCGGACTACGTTCACGACATGGCGTACGTCGCAATGGCCCGCGACCGCGACGGTGAGCGCCAGGTCGGGCTCTGCCGCTACGCGTCCTCCAAGCCGCCGTGCGACGAGGCCGAGATCGCCGTGGCCGTGGCCGACGCCTGGCAGCACAAAGGGCTTGCGACGCTGCTGCTGCGGCGCCTGATCGAGCATGCACGCTCGCACGGCGTCAAGCGCCTGTATTCGATCGATTCCGCGACCAATTACCGGATGCGGAGCCTTGCTCGGCACCTCGGATTCGTCGAGCAGCCGGATCCCGACGACGTCCATCAGGTCCTCTACTCGATGCGGCTCGATTGA